One part of the Alosa alosa isolate M-15738 ecotype Scorff River chromosome 4, AALO_Geno_1.1, whole genome shotgun sequence genome encodes these proteins:
- the ampd2b gene encoding AMP deaminase 2 isoform X2, which yields MDGKYKEIAEELFSRSLADNEMRSAPYEFPEDSPIEQLEERRQRLERQISQDVKHEPDILLRAKQEFMKTDSATDLELLKEQTQASMDACPTEREMPPEREYQRVAISGEEKCGVPFTDLLDAAKCVVKALFIRQKYISLSMQSFCRTTARYLQELAERPLDLPMYEEIPETSLTSDAPVDSPVSETHPYENMDPTSMPSDMGYGCKSVNGVIHVYTKKSTMDMSTELDLPYPDLKEYIADMNVMMALIINGPVKSFCYRRLQYLSSKFQMHILLNEMKELAAQKKVPHRDFYNIRKVDTHIHASSCMNQKHLLRFIKRAMKKYPGEIVHVERGRGQTLMEVFETMNLTAYDLSVDTLDMHADRNTFHRFDKFNAKYNPIGESILREIFIKTDNHVEGKYFAHIIKEVMADLEESKYQNVELRLSIYGRSRDEWDKLAKWAVKHDVYSDNVRWLVQVPRLFDVYHTKKQLSNFQEMLENIFMPLFEATINPSSHPELHLFLQHLVGFDSVDDESKPEHHIFNLDSPLPANWTEEDNPPYSYYLYYMYANMTVLNHLRRRRNFNTFVLRPHCGEAGPIHHLVSGFMLSENISHGLLLRKAPVLQYLYYLAQIGIAMSPLSNNSLFLSYHRNPLPEYLSRGLMVSLSTDDPLQFHFTKEPLMEEYSIAAQVWKLSSCDMCELARNSVLMSGFTPQVKSYWMGPDYFREGQEGNDIRRTNVPDIRLAYRYETMCEELNLITQAIRTEELETIVEEGTLSMGPAPGGQ from the exons ATGGACGGCAAGTATAAAGAAATTGCAGAG GAGCTATTCTCCCGCAGTCTGGCGGACAACGAGATGCGCAGCGCTCCCTATGAGTTCCCTGAGGACAGCCCCATCGAGCAGCTAGAGGAACGGCGCCAACGACTAGAGAGACAGATCAGCCAGGACGTCAA GCATGAGCCCGATATCCTACTGCGAGCCAAGCAGGAGTTCATGAAAACCGACAGCGCAACAGACCTGGA ACTTCTGAAAGAGCAAACTCAAGCTTCCATGGACGCGTGTcccactgagagagagatgcctcCAGAGAGGGAGTACCAAAGGGTTGCCATCTCTGGAGAGGAGAAATGTGGG GTTCCTTTCACAGATCTACTAGATGCTGCCAAGTGTGTAGTGAAAGCCCTGTTTATCCGGCAGAAGTACATCTCTCTGTCCATGCAGAGTTTCTGCAGGACCACGGCGCGCTACCTGCAGGAGCTGGCCGAGAGGCCCCTGGACCTGCCAATGTACGAGGAGATCCCGGAGACCTCGCTCACGTCAG ATGCCCCTGTGGACTCCCCGGTGTCTGAGACCCACCCTTATGAGAACATGGACCCCACCAGCATGCCCTCTGACATGGGCTACGGGTGCAAGTCGGTGAACGGAGTCATTCATGTATACACAAAGAAGAGCACTATGGACAT GAGCACAGAGTTGGACCTCCCTTACCCAGACCTGAAAGAGTACATTGCTGACATGAATGTTATGATGGCCCTCATTATCAATGGACCAGT GAAGTCCTTCTGTTATCGCCGCCTGCAGTACTTAAGCTCTAAGTTTCAGATGCACATCTTGCTCAATGAGATGAAGGAACTGGCGGCTCAGAAGAAAGTTCCTCATCGAGACTTCTACAACATCCGTAAG GTGGACACACATATCCATGCGTCATCCTGCATGAACCAGAAGCACCTACTCCGCTTCATCAAAAGGGCCATGAAGAAGTATCCGGGGGAGATTGTGCATGTGGAGAGGGGTAGAGGACAAACGCTCATGGAGGTGTTTGAGACCATGAACCTCACAGCCTACGACCTGAGTGTGGACACACTGGACATGCATGCG GACCGTAACACTTTCCATCGTTTTGACAAGTTTAACGCCAAATACAATCCCATTGGGGAGTCCATCCTGCGAGAGATCTTCATCAAAACTGACAACCATGTTGAAGGCAAATATTTTGCACATATCATCAAg GAAGTGATGGCAGACCTGGAGGAGAGCAAGTATCAGAATGTAGAGCTGCGTCTGTCTATCTATGGCCGTTCGAGGGATGAGTGGGACAAGCTGGCTAAGTGGGCAGTCAAACATGACGTCTACTCAGACAATGTGCGCTGGCTGGTTCAGGTGCCTCGTCTCTT TGATGTGTACCACACCAAGAAACAACTGTCCAACTTTCAGGAGATGTTGGAAAATATCTTCATGCCACTGTTTGAGGCCACCATCAACCCCAGCAGCCACCCTGAGCTACACCTTTTCCTACAGCAT TTGGTGGGATTTGACAGTGTCGATGATGAGTCCAAACCAGAGCACCACATCTTTAACTTGGACAGTCCACTTCCTGCCAACTGGACGGAAGAGGACAACCCTCCTTATTCTTACTACCTCTACTACATGTATGCTAACATGACTGTGCTCAACCACCTACGCAG GAGACGGAACTTCAACACGTTTGTGCTCCGCCCCCACTGTGGGGAGGCGGGCCCGATCCATCACCTGGTCTCTGGCTTCATGCTGTCTGAGAACATCTCGCATGGTCTCCTGCTGAGAAAG GCTCCAGTGCTGCAGTATCTGTACTATCTGGCCCAGATTGGCATTGCCATGTCCCCTCTCAGCAACAACAGCCTCTTCCTCAGTTACCACCGCAACCCTCTGCCAGAGTACCTCTCCCGAGGCCTCATGGTGTCCTTATCCACCGATGACCCCCTCCAGTTCCACTTCACAAAG GAACCCCTGATGGAGGAGTACAGCATCGCTGCGCAGGTGTGGAAGCTGagctcatgtgacatgtgtgAGCTGGCCAGGAACAGCGTACTGATGAGCGGCTTTACCCCCCAG GTCAAAAGTTACTGGATGGGGCCAGACTACTTCAGGGAAGGGCAGGAGGGCAACGACATCCGTCGCACCAATGTCCCTGACATCCGCCTGGCCTACCGCTATGAGACCATGTGTGAGGAGTTGAACCTCATCACCCAGGCCATACGTACGGAGGAACTCGAGACCATAGTGGAGGAAGGAACCCTCTCCATGGGCCCTGCACCAGGGGGCCAGTAA
- the ampd2b gene encoding AMP deaminase 2 isoform X1 has protein sequence MSSKLPPGKPKPTSPFRKRGSLQYTAGSDLRAGRHLLTSQHSLPGNPLALKHCPIDLRTSMDGKYKEIAEELFSRSLADNEMRSAPYEFPEDSPIEQLEERRQRLERQISQDVKHEPDILLRAKQEFMKTDSATDLELLKEQTQASMDACPTEREMPPEREYQRVAISGEEKCGVPFTDLLDAAKCVVKALFIRQKYISLSMQSFCRTTARYLQELAERPLDLPMYEEIPETSLTSDAPVDSPVSETHPYENMDPTSMPSDMGYGCKSVNGVIHVYTKKSTMDMSTELDLPYPDLKEYIADMNVMMALIINGPVKSFCYRRLQYLSSKFQMHILLNEMKELAAQKKVPHRDFYNIRKVDTHIHASSCMNQKHLLRFIKRAMKKYPGEIVHVERGRGQTLMEVFETMNLTAYDLSVDTLDMHADRNTFHRFDKFNAKYNPIGESILREIFIKTDNHVEGKYFAHIIKEVMADLEESKYQNVELRLSIYGRSRDEWDKLAKWAVKHDVYSDNVRWLVQVPRLFDVYHTKKQLSNFQEMLENIFMPLFEATINPSSHPELHLFLQHLVGFDSVDDESKPEHHIFNLDSPLPANWTEEDNPPYSYYLYYMYANMTVLNHLRRRRNFNTFVLRPHCGEAGPIHHLVSGFMLSENISHGLLLRKAPVLQYLYYLAQIGIAMSPLSNNSLFLSYHRNPLPEYLSRGLMVSLSTDDPLQFHFTKEPLMEEYSIAAQVWKLSSCDMCELARNSVLMSGFTPQVKSYWMGPDYFREGQEGNDIRRTNVPDIRLAYRYETMCEELNLITQAIRTEELETIVEEGTLSMGPAPGGQ, from the exons ATCTCCGTGCTGGCCGTCACCTACTCACTTCGCAGCACTCGTTGCCTGGAAACCCTCTGGCCCTCAAGCATTGCCCTATCGACCTGCGCACCTCCATGGACGGCAAGTATAAAGAAATTGCAGAG GAGCTATTCTCCCGCAGTCTGGCGGACAACGAGATGCGCAGCGCTCCCTATGAGTTCCCTGAGGACAGCCCCATCGAGCAGCTAGAGGAACGGCGCCAACGACTAGAGAGACAGATCAGCCAGGACGTCAA GCATGAGCCCGATATCCTACTGCGAGCCAAGCAGGAGTTCATGAAAACCGACAGCGCAACAGACCTGGA ACTTCTGAAAGAGCAAACTCAAGCTTCCATGGACGCGTGTcccactgagagagagatgcctcCAGAGAGGGAGTACCAAAGGGTTGCCATCTCTGGAGAGGAGAAATGTGGG GTTCCTTTCACAGATCTACTAGATGCTGCCAAGTGTGTAGTGAAAGCCCTGTTTATCCGGCAGAAGTACATCTCTCTGTCCATGCAGAGTTTCTGCAGGACCACGGCGCGCTACCTGCAGGAGCTGGCCGAGAGGCCCCTGGACCTGCCAATGTACGAGGAGATCCCGGAGACCTCGCTCACGTCAG ATGCCCCTGTGGACTCCCCGGTGTCTGAGACCCACCCTTATGAGAACATGGACCCCACCAGCATGCCCTCTGACATGGGCTACGGGTGCAAGTCGGTGAACGGAGTCATTCATGTATACACAAAGAAGAGCACTATGGACAT GAGCACAGAGTTGGACCTCCCTTACCCAGACCTGAAAGAGTACATTGCTGACATGAATGTTATGATGGCCCTCATTATCAATGGACCAGT GAAGTCCTTCTGTTATCGCCGCCTGCAGTACTTAAGCTCTAAGTTTCAGATGCACATCTTGCTCAATGAGATGAAGGAACTGGCGGCTCAGAAGAAAGTTCCTCATCGAGACTTCTACAACATCCGTAAG GTGGACACACATATCCATGCGTCATCCTGCATGAACCAGAAGCACCTACTCCGCTTCATCAAAAGGGCCATGAAGAAGTATCCGGGGGAGATTGTGCATGTGGAGAGGGGTAGAGGACAAACGCTCATGGAGGTGTTTGAGACCATGAACCTCACAGCCTACGACCTGAGTGTGGACACACTGGACATGCATGCG GACCGTAACACTTTCCATCGTTTTGACAAGTTTAACGCCAAATACAATCCCATTGGGGAGTCCATCCTGCGAGAGATCTTCATCAAAACTGACAACCATGTTGAAGGCAAATATTTTGCACATATCATCAAg GAAGTGATGGCAGACCTGGAGGAGAGCAAGTATCAGAATGTAGAGCTGCGTCTGTCTATCTATGGCCGTTCGAGGGATGAGTGGGACAAGCTGGCTAAGTGGGCAGTCAAACATGACGTCTACTCAGACAATGTGCGCTGGCTGGTTCAGGTGCCTCGTCTCTT TGATGTGTACCACACCAAGAAACAACTGTCCAACTTTCAGGAGATGTTGGAAAATATCTTCATGCCACTGTTTGAGGCCACCATCAACCCCAGCAGCCACCCTGAGCTACACCTTTTCCTACAGCAT TTGGTGGGATTTGACAGTGTCGATGATGAGTCCAAACCAGAGCACCACATCTTTAACTTGGACAGTCCACTTCCTGCCAACTGGACGGAAGAGGACAACCCTCCTTATTCTTACTACCTCTACTACATGTATGCTAACATGACTGTGCTCAACCACCTACGCAG GAGACGGAACTTCAACACGTTTGTGCTCCGCCCCCACTGTGGGGAGGCGGGCCCGATCCATCACCTGGTCTCTGGCTTCATGCTGTCTGAGAACATCTCGCATGGTCTCCTGCTGAGAAAG GCTCCAGTGCTGCAGTATCTGTACTATCTGGCCCAGATTGGCATTGCCATGTCCCCTCTCAGCAACAACAGCCTCTTCCTCAGTTACCACCGCAACCCTCTGCCAGAGTACCTCTCCCGAGGCCTCATGGTGTCCTTATCCACCGATGACCCCCTCCAGTTCCACTTCACAAAG GAACCCCTGATGGAGGAGTACAGCATCGCTGCGCAGGTGTGGAAGCTGagctcatgtgacatgtgtgAGCTGGCCAGGAACAGCGTACTGATGAGCGGCTTTACCCCCCAG GTCAAAAGTTACTGGATGGGGCCAGACTACTTCAGGGAAGGGCAGGAGGGCAACGACATCCGTCGCACCAATGTCCCTGACATCCGCCTGGCCTACCGCTATGAGACCATGTGTGAGGAGTTGAACCTCATCACCCAGGCCATACGTACGGAGGAACTCGAGACCATAGTGGAGGAAGGAACCCTCTCCATGGGCCCTGCACCAGGGGGCCAGTAA